The Neobacillus sp. OS1-2 genome includes a window with the following:
- a CDS encoding YwbE family protein translates to MNGQNRKDIVPGLTVDIVLKKDQRTGKLTRGIVKDILTNSSTHPHGIKVRLTDGQIGRVQKINPN, encoded by the coding sequence ATGAACGGGCAAAATCGGAAAGACATAGTCCCGGGCCTGACAGTTGACATTGTTTTAAAAAAGGACCAAAGAACAGGTAAACTTACTAGAGGAATCGTAAAAGATATCCTTACCAATTCAAGCACCCATCCCCATGGCATCAAAGTAAGGCTAACAGATGGCCAGATTGGGCGCGTTCAGAAAATTAATCCCAATTAA
- a CDS encoding DUF2187 family protein, which translates to MATAKVGDIISFKREGNSFEGEVSAIRENSVIVQYGFSKDKGEPLITIVNHKNYKIKNSK; encoded by the coding sequence ATGGCTACTGCAAAAGTTGGCGATATTATTTCCTTTAAGCGGGAAGGGAACTCCTTTGAAGGTGAGGTTTCTGCCATTAGGGAAAATTCTGTAATTGTTCAATACGGTTTTTCAAAGGATAAAGGCGAACCATTAATAACCATTGTGAATCATAAAAATTACAAAATCAAAAATTCGAAGTAA
- a CDS encoding PspA/IM30 family protein, whose translation MTNLFTRIKDIIVADINETLHQKEKQNPIAKLNQYLHQCEQEAAKVGKLVERQSQLKDEFTREHNLARELAEKRKYQAELALKAGEEELCQFATAEHQHYSERMQRLEASLEQATEQLIELEIKYEEMKQKLKDMHLRRMELMGRENITRANIGMNQVLESDSYHQKSFSKFKDIEHYLDRLEQKVSKSFSNSSFDAQLTQLEKEMSRDNSLTLTKE comes from the coding sequence CAAACTTATTTACTAGAATAAAAGATATTATCGTCGCAGATATAAATGAAACGCTACATCAAAAGGAAAAACAAAATCCGATTGCTAAACTCAATCAATACCTCCACCAATGTGAGCAGGAAGCAGCAAAGGTTGGGAAATTGGTAGAACGTCAGTCGCAATTAAAAGATGAATTTACCAGAGAGCATAACCTAGCAAGGGAATTAGCTGAAAAAAGAAAGTATCAAGCAGAACTTGCTTTAAAAGCAGGGGAAGAAGAACTCTGCCAATTTGCTACGGCCGAGCATCAGCATTATTCAGAGCGTATGCAACGCTTAGAAGCATCACTTGAACAGGCAACAGAGCAGTTAATTGAATTAGAAATAAAATATGAGGAAATGAAGCAAAAACTGAAGGATATGCATTTACGAAGAATGGAATTAATGGGCAGGGAAAATATTACACGTGCCAATATCGGAATGAACCAGGTGTTAGAATCTGATTCTTACCACCAAAAGTCATTCTCGAAGTTTAAAGATATTGAGCACTACCTCGACCGGTTAGAACAAAAAGTTAGCAAGTCCTTCAGCAACAGTAGCTTTGATGCCCAGCTGACACAGTTAGAAAAAGAAATGAGTAGGGACAATTCCTTAACATTAACGAAAGAATAA
- a CDS encoding MFS transporter, which yields MNYQRKTVVASVAGLTLEGMDIMFISFAMSLIIAEFHIDLATGGLISSITNIGMLVGGIIFGILADRFGRVKIFTYTIILFAIGTALTGLATNIEQIYLFRFIAGLGAGGEYGIGMALVAEAWPKNKQGRASSYVSIGAQYGVILAALLSAILLPAWGWRGLFLVGVLPVIFAFIVRKNLAESPEWLASKKVKKLVPKQGNLKQLFATKRIALTTVALAIMASVQIAGYNGLMIWLPSMLQKSQGLSVSSSALWTISTAVGMIAGMLTFGQFMDRLGMKKAYGIFLFASAVSVFLYSYASGSTGLLVGGAIVGFFSNGMFAGYGALISNYFPVEVRSTATNTIFNFGRAVGGLSPILVGFILQHATVTVAMSYLALLYCISFMALISLGKGRTGREHKAIYPSTKAAS from the coding sequence GTGAATTATCAGAGAAAAACAGTAGTAGCTTCAGTCGCAGGTTTAACCCTAGAGGGAATGGACATTATGTTTATTTCTTTTGCTATGTCCCTCATAATCGCAGAATTTCATATTGATTTAGCAACGGGTGGACTTATTTCTTCTATTACCAACATAGGGATGCTCGTTGGAGGAATAATTTTCGGAATTCTAGCAGACAGGTTTGGAAGAGTGAAGATCTTTACTTATACGATCATTTTGTTTGCTATCGGTACGGCACTAACCGGACTGGCAACAAATATTGAACAAATATACCTATTTCGATTTATTGCTGGTCTAGGAGCAGGAGGAGAATATGGAATCGGCATGGCATTGGTCGCAGAGGCATGGCCAAAGAATAAGCAGGGACGTGCTTCATCATATGTTAGTATCGGGGCTCAATATGGGGTGATTCTTGCCGCACTACTTAGCGCTATCCTACTTCCGGCATGGGGTTGGAGAGGATTGTTCCTTGTCGGAGTGCTTCCGGTTATCTTTGCCTTTATTGTGCGGAAGAATTTAGCCGAATCCCCGGAATGGCTAGCTTCGAAAAAAGTGAAAAAGCTTGTGCCGAAGCAAGGAAATTTAAAGCAATTATTTGCAACAAAAAGGATTGCTTTAACAACAGTGGCATTAGCTATAATGGCGAGTGTTCAAATTGCCGGCTATAATGGACTGATGATTTGGCTGCCATCAATGCTGCAAAAATCACAGGGATTATCAGTATCAAGTTCTGCACTTTGGACGATAAGTACTGCAGTAGGAATGATTGCAGGAATGCTGACATTTGGGCAATTCATGGATCGACTGGGGATGAAGAAGGCATACGGAATTTTCTTATTTGCCTCAGCAGTGTCGGTTTTCCTCTATTCCTATGCATCCGGCAGTACAGGCCTTTTAGTTGGTGGCGCTATCGTCGGATTCTTTTCGAATGGAATGTTTGCTGGATATGGTGCATTAATCAGTAATTACTTTCCAGTTGAAGTTCGCAGTACGGCTACTAACACGATATTCAACTTTGGTCGAGCAGTTGGAGGCTTATCTCCAATTTTAGTTGGTTTCATATTACAGCATGCTACGGTCA